In the Drosophila teissieri strain GT53w chromosome 3R, Prin_Dtei_1.1, whole genome shotgun sequence genome, gccggTGACCACCAACCAGCCGGAGGTGCCCACTCGCCTGGAGGTGCGCCTGCTGGACTCCGATGATGAGAATCGCGTGGTCTCCTGCTTCCTGGCCGACACTCGGGTGAAGAAGCCCAGCTCGGCAGCCTAGAGCGTCCTGGATCTGTGATGAAGATGACTTATAGATTAGGCTACAACACATTGTATCAATGTTTTGCGGGGCACTGCACATCGACTGATGTCAATTAATAGCGCTTAAGCAGTCGGCACTTAAGCTCGACAAACACTATTAGCAgttatgaataaataattaggggaaaatattataaataatcgAAATGAACGGCTGAGCTAATTACCCGGGCACATGTGGGCGTGTGGGAGGTTCGACTTGTGGGACGGACTGCGTCGGCTTAGCCGGACGTGGCTCACCACCCACGAGGGCGCCATGAATCGGCTTAATTAAATGACGCAGAAAATTACGCAGCTCTGGTGGGGGAAGATCCTCGGGGTGGGTGGCTTGTGGATTGTGGCTGGCAGGTGGTTGGAGTGGCTGCGGTTTACTATGCCAGCATTGCCAGCTCCATTCACAAGAGTTTAAACTTTGCCAGCGCTCCAGTTAGCCACCATTTACACGCACAGCTCCTATGGCTTCCTTCCGGCGCTCAAAGCTAATTGGCTTTTCAACACTTTGGAGCTTCCTGCCGCTGATGGCGTCTAATGAACAAGCCCTGATGGGAGCACATATCCGACGGTTAGCTAATTGAGACGTTGACTAGGTGGTGACATATGGCAGGGAACTACGACTGCAAAGTGGCCAAACACAACCGGGCTAAGGTCAGTTAATACATACAATAACCAACAAATGCATAACTGAATTTAATCATTGATCGAGTATCCTTTTAGATAACAATCATTTGAAGTATTAAAAAAGCGACTACTTCTGTCTTAATAggatattttcattttttttagcacatactcgtatattggAAATTCCACCGCCAAACAAATGGCGGATGCTCAAGAAAGTAACGTACAGAGATCGAGTGAACTAAATGATTTGTATGAAAGTGATCCATGATGAAACTGTGGCCATTATATTACTCTTTATCAGGAATTCCTTCAAATAAatgagttaattaaaaatcaaatagaCGCCATTACTTTTTGAGGCCAAACATGACAGATGTATACCCCAATCACTGGGAACTATGTACACACGTGTTTCGGTGCAGTTGTACCTGGGATTAGCCATTCGAAGCGATCCCATCATTGATAACAATTAGCCAAATTGTTCGAAATTAAATCGAAGCTCTTTTCAACATTTTGCTGTCCAGTCATCGTGTGAAAGAGCTATGAAGGGATCCAAAGTTTATTGCGAAATGAAATTCAGTCGATTCGGTTGGGTTTCGGCTTTCGTTCTGATTCGACTGGCCATCGAAGTGGTGGTCGGGGATCCGAGTTCTTTCTACATGGAATTCAGCTCCAGTCCAAAGGTGATCATATGATTGATAAAATGATTGATAACAATACTCTACATCTAGCCCCATTTGAAATTTTAGAAAGCAGTGGCAGTTATTAAGCAAACACATGTTTTCGGGGAGTCGAACTACATGAAGACCAAAATAATTATCCACGAAGATCGTTCCCACTTCGATCTCTATGTGCAGTTGATCCATGAGTTGGGCAGTAACCACCTCATCATGAACATAAAGGTGCGCGTAAAACCGGAAGGAAGTAAGGTATTTGTGCAACTTTTCGAAATGCGGCGGGTGAACTTTTGCGAATTTCTCAACGAATACAACTCGAATCCGATGATGCAAATGATGTTCAAAAAGAACCTCAACTGGCAGGACATTATTGTGTGTCCAGTTCGAGTCGGAAATTACTCGCTCCTAAACTCCGGCATAGCCGAAAATATCCAACCAGATGGGGTGCAGAATGGCACCTACAGGTTCTTCGCCGAAATAGTCGAGGAGATCGGAGAGATTGCGAAGGTATTTGCCCTTCAGGTCACTTCGGCGGTTTATATCGTAGACAAGGAACTGGACTGCAAGTTTCGAGGCAAAGCTTTAGAATGTTTGAGCAATGATGCCTAACATGTCTAAGTGATTTTCATTTGTAAACATCTTTGAATGATAAAGTGtaacaattaaaaactaaactgtACATATACAAGTTATGAAGTTATTTTTCCACAAAATGCGTATAGCTAAAAGAGCTAGTTTGTGTTTTAGAAACGGCGGCATTCTTGGGTTAACATACCAGAACTGGTAGCTGAATGGGCCCATTTAATAAATGAGCCACCTTAATTGAAACTGGTTAATGGGACATGACCATTTGGTGATCGCCAGCAGACGATCTTTCTCATTGCGGTATGAACTTCGTGCGGCTGTCGTTACTCTTTCCGCTATTTTATATAGCAAATGGCAATGCAACTACTCACAAATCCTTGTGGGATGACGACGTCGAGGATGAAGTGCAGGTACTGTGTGCACACATCTAAGCTTTCAATCTATAGCTACCGTGCATTCCAGCCACCGATACTTCGCATCCATCACATCAACATATTTGGGGACTCTCGCTATATGAAGGCTTTAACATACATCGACGAAACGCGCACCAAGTTTACGATATGTGTATCGCTGCGCGAGGAAATGGGCAGCAACTTCCTGACCTTCAACATCAAGATTCGAGTGCGGGCGACGGGCAGAACGAATTTCGCAACTCTGCTGCAAATGCGCGATCTGGATCTGTGTGGCTTCTTTGCGGAGTTCAGCAAGAATCCCATGATGAAGTACTTCCTGCAAACGGACATGCAACTGAGCGACATTATTGCCTGTCCAGTGCGCGTGGGCAACTACTCGCTGAAGAATGTGAGTGTGAAGGACATCTATCCGCAGGTCCTGCAGACTGGCATCTACAAGTTCTTCGTGGAGGTGATTGAGGCGACGGCGGAGAAAGTCTTTGCCCTGCAGGTGACCACCGATGTCCGAGTGCCAAGTGCCGCCGAATAAATGTTTGCCCACAACAAAGGATATGTAATTACAGGATGTGTGTGTTGTGTCTATTGTGTTTGGTTCTGTTCTGctcaccccccacccccctgccGTGTGCATTGTAAGCGGATTGCTGTCGCCTCGCCCTCgtttttccgcattttccgccACCTCCCCAGGTTTTTCCCTTGTGCGTCATGCGCTGCGCTGCGGAGCAGGGAACATATTGAAAATCACTTAAAGCGCCGTCCAAGTGCATGGCCGATTATGGTGATTATCCCCGAAGCGGAGAGACTTGCGTGGGGGTTCTTCGGGGGTTTCTTTGGATTTCCCGCGGGATCCTTGCGGTTTTCGCCGGTCCACGAAGCCATATGCGCAATTTAGCCGTAATTAATAGAAAAACAATATGCTCAATGGCCAATCAATGTGAAAATCATACACGTAACTATGCCATAAATATGGTAAAAAAAGAACACTGTAAGCCAATAAAACCCTTTCCATCATAAACGTGTTAAAACCCGATGGTAATGTGATACTTTAATGGAGCTTGAAATATCCGTGGCTCCGTTAATTAAAATCCGTCCTGCGGTTTTCAGCGCGTATTACTTTCCATGGCATGGACTTGTTTTGGATGAGGAAAGGGGTGGCCTGACATGGGTCACACACCCTGCGATGGGCAATGCCTTTCTTAACGCACAATCAAATCACTTTGCGAATTCAAtttggcaaaaataatgtGCATATAGCTATCTATTATACGGCCCgggcaaatggaaatcaaaatttcaatttcgccaGGCGACGGAGGGAAAATTCCAGCAAGTAGCAAGTAAGTTGGGGAAAATTTCAGGGGGAGGCACTCACGTGAAGTGCCAATGCCTGATATCGAGTGTCGCACTTATGTGTGACctttgcaaattcaatttgtcgCCTTTTTATctataaacattttctattagcttttcatttttctttttgagggatggttttccatttggatttggcacacacacagtttaTTCACAAGTAACTGGCATTTGGCGTGGCAACTTCTTAAGGTCATCGAAATTGGGGCTACTTAGCTGTTAGCTGTTGGCCAGACAAATTTCCAGTAGATGAATCAATCCAAATCGATTTTCAGTCCGAAGGCAAAGTGCatttgcaaaagaaaaaattcaaaatcaacCTGCGCCCATTTTCTGGCAATTAAAAAGGCGTTGAGTTGGGCAATTAAACACACGAACCTGCCTCAAAGTAATTCACTTAAATAACGCAATGTTGCGTAATTCAGTTTCAcagttttgtaattaaaagcatttgcaTAAGAATCGCATCGAGCCACGGCCCTCGGGCATACTTTCATGCCACTCTAATTAAAGCCTGCCCGCTGCTCGGTGCAGGACTCCTTTTGTTGGCCAGGACTTCGGGTCCTGGCCTCCTCTTTGCCTAAAGGTCATCAACGTCTCCGCCAAGGCGGCTCAAGTCCCAATCCCCTGCTCCCCGGAGCCCGGAAAAGGGGCAGTTGCATGGTTTGTCAATAGCGTTTTGTCCTTTGCGTCGCCTGCAGGAAGTCCTTAATGTTTTTCCAGAGTGCCTTTCAATCGCTATACAGAAAATTTAGTTGTTTCAGCTGTTCCCTATATGTTCCTTATTaagcaaaatgcaatttcaatgGACCATTTTGCACTTTAACAACTTTCAACACACTGACTTATACGCAGCGAAGGTTGGCATTTGTTTTAGTACTgattatacttatatttatttacttttattaacCATTGAATTTAATGAGGCATTTCAGCATGTGCCTCGGCAAtctgaaaatgttaaatacacCTCAATGAGCTGTCAACTGTTGGCCAACAATGAGGCTGGAAGCCAATTCGATCGGAGTGTGGTCATATGTGGTCATCGTTTCACTACTCTGCGACTCAAACGCATTACTTAAGTTTAAGAACATCAAGTGTACGTGCTACGAGAAGTCCTTTTGCGAACTAAAGCGTTGTGAACTGAAGGTCCTGGGCCGCGGCATCATTGGTCTTTATCTGCATGCCCAAACCCATCAGCTGCCCATTAAATCTACGACGGTATGTACAATTATCATTCTATCCTTGCCTGCCTTGATTTTGCAATACTTTCTAAATAAGTATATTCTAATATCTGACTGTTCGCAGTATCTCAGCTGTATGGCTATctaaataaaaactttcccAAAAGTTGCCTTTCTATAGCAGGAAGTGGATAAATCGAAGCAAGCCGGATATTTATAATAAGACTATATCGAACAGCTGACATATGcatattgatttatttgtgcttttattttttcagtgcattCTATCCTTATACCGAAAGTTCAATGGATACAGGCCGTTTCTCTACAATATTACCGTTGACGTTTGCAGTTTTCTCAAAAATCGAAAACGCTATCCATTTTTTGATTTAGTATACGACGGCATAAGAAACTTTACCAACGTCAATCACTCCTGCCCATTCAATGTTGGTATAGCCCGAATTTTATAATACTTCTATGCCCTAATGGTTTTATAAATCTTGTATACTTTTCAGCATGACATAATTGTGCACCGAATGGTACTAAATGACAATATGATCGTTAGAGTGCCCGTGCCGAGTGGTTTTTACAAACTAATGTTTGTCCTAAAAACAGATGGCATTTGGCGGGGCGAGGTTGAAGTTCACGTAGAGGTTAACCTGGGATATGATCGTTAAGGGTACACAGGTGAACACATTAGTTGTTCTTGGTATGCAGATAggtcatatttattttcaggtATAGGTCACTGATTTTATTGAGGCGATCTAATTGCAACCATGAAAGCAGAGCCTGTGTCTCGACTATCAAATACCCGGTGTACaatttctttaataataaattcaacttCCTGCTAGATTCACCGAATCTAGTAGGTATACCCCTATTCTCTACCAGTTACGGATATAATCACTATATTCGCAAATCCGATGAAGCGTACTCTTCATTCAACTCAATGAACTGTCAAGTGTTTAGAAACAAATGGCACCAGGCTGTGGTCGTATGTGGTCATATGTGGTCATTATGGTGTTACTCAGTGATTCAAATGCTCTATTCAAGTTTACAAATGTCAAGTGTACATGCTACGAAAGGTCCTTTTGCGAGCTCAAGCTCTGTGAACTGAAGGTCCTGGGGCGCGGCATAGTGGGTCTCAATCTACATGCCCAGGTTCACAA is a window encoding:
- the LOC122621840 gene encoding uncharacterized protein LOC122621840, which translates into the protein MRLEANSIGVWSYVVIVSLLCDSNALLKFKNIKCTCYEKSFCELKRCELKVLGRGIIGLYLHAQTHQLPIKSTTCILSLYRKFNGYRPFLYNITVDVCSFLKNRKRYPFFDLVYDGIRNFTNVNHSCPFNHDIIVHRMVLNDNMIVRVPVPSGFYKLMFVLKTDGIWRGEVEVHVEVNLGYDR
- the LOC122621556 gene encoding uncharacterized protein LOC122621556; translated protein: MKGSKVYCEMKFSRFGWVSAFVLIRLAIEVVVGDPSSFYMEFSSSPKKAVAVIKQTHVFGESNYMKTKIIIHEDRSHFDLYVQLIHELGSNHLIMNIKVRVKPEGSKVFVQLFEMRRVNFCEFLNEYNSNPMMQMMFKKNLNWQDIIVCPVRVGNYSLLNSGIAENIQPDGVQNGTYRFFAEIVEEIGEIAKVFALQVTSAVYIVDKELDCKFRGKALECLSNDA
- the LOC122621974 gene encoding uncharacterized protein LOC122621974, with translation MNFVRLSLLFPLFYIANGNATTHKSLWDDDVEDEVQPPILRIHHINIFGDSRYMKALTYIDETRTKFTICVSLREEMGSNFLTFNIKIRVRATGRTNFATLLQMRDLDLCGFFAEFSKNPMMKYFLQTDMQLSDIIACPVRVGNYSLKNVSVKDIYPQVLQTGIYKFFVEVIEATAEKVFALQVTTDVRVPSAAE